Proteins encoded within one genomic window of Panacibacter microcysteis:
- a CDS encoding hemolysin family protein, whose translation MTEILIILGLVILNGVFSMAEIALVSARKARLEGQANKGDSRAREALKLANHPDTFLSTVQIGITLIGILTGIFSGENIKDDIVVFLQKYPAIAPYSSGAATAIVVIIITYLSLVIGELVPKRIGLSNPEGIAKALAGPMSVLSKITYPFIWLLTKSSHFLIKLFGIKGNDNQVTEEEIKAIISEGTEQGTIDEAEQQIIERVFHLGDRNITSLMTHRSDIVWLDVNSSVGAIKELSDDMVHSVYPVCDGTIDAVKGVVSLKDIFRSAPETLLKDIMHAAFYVPENNSAYQLLEKFKESKRHYAFIVDEYGTLQGIITLNDILQAIVGDISEPNDEEYEIIRRDDGSYLIDAQISYYNFLSYFEKTDWMEDSDQEFDTLAGFILDNLERIPVTGDKFDWRGFTFEIIDMDNHRIDKLLVTLSDKLKKELEEDL comes from the coding sequence ATGACAGAAATACTTATAATACTTGGTCTTGTTATTCTTAACGGGGTCTTTTCAATGGCTGAAATAGCCCTGGTCTCGGCAAGAAAAGCAAGGCTTGAAGGACAGGCGAATAAAGGAGATTCAAGGGCACGGGAAGCATTAAAACTCGCAAACCATCCTGATACATTTCTTTCAACAGTACAGATAGGCATTACACTGATTGGTATTTTGACCGGTATATTCTCCGGCGAGAATATCAAAGATGATATTGTTGTATTCTTACAGAAATATCCGGCCATTGCGCCATACAGCAGCGGTGCTGCAACAGCGATCGTAGTAATCATCATTACTTATCTTTCGCTTGTTATTGGAGAACTGGTGCCCAAAAGAATCGGGCTTAGCAATCCTGAAGGTATCGCCAAAGCACTGGCCGGGCCAATGAGTGTATTATCCAAAATCACTTATCCTTTTATATGGTTGCTTACCAAATCAAGCCACTTTCTCATCAAACTGTTTGGTATAAAAGGAAACGATAACCAGGTTACTGAAGAAGAGATAAAAGCTATTATAAGTGAAGGTACGGAGCAGGGTACGATTGATGAAGCGGAACAGCAGATCATCGAACGTGTTTTTCACCTGGGCGACAGGAACATTACTTCTTTGATGACGCATCGCAGCGACATTGTGTGGCTGGATGTTAACAGCAGTGTGGGCGCCATCAAAGAATTGTCTGACGATATGGTACACTCTGTTTACCCGGTGTGTGACGGAACGATCGACGCCGTTAAAGGCGTTGTTTCATTGAAGGATATATTCAGGTCTGCACCTGAAACATTGCTGAAAGATATTATGCATGCGGCCTTTTATGTGCCCGAAAACAACTCTGCATACCAGTTGCTGGAAAAGTTTAAAGAATCCAAGAGGCATTATGCTTTTATAGTAGATGAATATGGCACATTGCAGGGCATCATTACATTGAATGATATATTGCAGGCAATCGTGGGAGATATTTCTGAACCAAATGATGAAGAATATGAGATCATCAGGCGGGATGATGGTTCTTACCTGATTGATGCGCAGATATCTTACTATAACTTTCTCTCATATTTTGAGAAAACTGACTGGATGGAAGACAGCGACCAGGAATTTGATACACTGGCAGGGTTTATACTCGATAACCTGGAGCGTATACCTGTAACCGGAGACAAGTTTGACTGGCGCGGTTTTACTTTCGAGATCATAGACATGGATAACCACCGTATAGATAAACTACTCGTTACACTCTCAGACAAACTAAAGAAAGAACTGGAAGAAGACCTCTAG
- a CDS encoding DUF6702 family protein, translating into MATILHQWLLIAYTAMIHPFYVSMTDINYNDKNKSLEISVRIFTDDFEQTLRKSHQDKIDILYPANQELMNKYVSAYIQQHLQLKVNDKPVQLNFVGYEQQSESIWSYFEVQQVAQVNKLAIMNDLLHEYNNNQINMMHVKVKEAEKSNKLNYPENIAVFTF; encoded by the coding sequence ATGGCAACTATTTTACATCAGTGGCTTTTGATTGCATATACTGCAATGATTCATCCTTTTTATGTATCAATGACCGATATCAACTACAATGACAAAAACAAATCGCTTGAAATAAGTGTAAGAATTTTTACAGATGACTTTGAGCAAACACTGCGCAAAAGCCACCAGGATAAGATAGACATATTGTACCCGGCCAACCAGGAACTGATGAATAAATATGTAAGCGCTTACATACAGCAACACCTACAGTTGAAAGTAAATGACAAACCGGTGCAACTGAATTTCGTAGGTTATGAGCAACAAAGTGAAAGTATCTGGTCTTACTTTGAAGTACAACAGGTAGCGCAGGTTAATAAGCTTGCTATTATGAATGACCTGTTGCATGAGTACAATAACAACCAGATAAACATGATGCACGTGAAAGTAAAAGAAGCAGAAAAAAGCAACAAACTGAATTATCCTGAAAACATTGCCGTGTTTACATTTTAG
- a CDS encoding HupE/UreJ family protein has product MSDFSMFFPMGIEHITDLNGIDHILFIAALCLRYVISDWKKLLILVTAFTIGHSITLALSALNIIEVPQAITEFFIAVTIVITACSNCFVKDFSFTGKYPVIYFFALFFGLIHGLGFSTLLKSMLGKDQSIVVQLLAFNLGLEVGQLLIVTCILLFSFLLVNMLSVNRKYYLLFVSGGIAALALEMALQRIP; this is encoded by the coding sequence ATGAGTGATTTCAGCATGTTTTTCCCGATGGGCATTGAGCATATAACCGACCTCAATGGCATTGATCACATTTTATTTATAGCAGCACTTTGTTTACGTTATGTAATCAGCGACTGGAAGAAACTGCTCATCCTGGTTACGGCATTTACCATTGGGCATTCAATAACACTTGCACTTAGCGCGTTGAATATTATTGAAGTGCCGCAGGCCATTACAGAGTTCTTTATTGCGGTAACAATCGTTATAACAGCATGCAGCAATTGCTTTGTAAAAGATTTCAGTTTTACAGGCAAATACCCGGTTATTTATTTTTTCGCGTTGTTCTTTGGTTTAATTCATGGCCTTGGTTTCAGCACATTGCTAAAAAGTATGTTAGGTAAAGATCAAAGCATTGTAGTACAGTTGCTGGCATTTAACCTTGGGCTCGAAGTAGGGCAGCTTTTAATTGTAACCTGCATATTGCTCTTTTCTTTTTTGCTGGTAAACATGCTAAGCGTAAACAGGAAGTATTATTTATTGTTTGTAAGTGGCGGTATAGCAGCGTTGGCTTTAGAAATGGCGCTGCAACGAATACCATAA
- a CDS encoding M1 family metallopeptidase — MMMRKLMFCTVALLVVQTAMAQNIQNNPGSNHGNKFEQLGTILPTPNEYRTASGAPGPKYWQQRCDYDITCSLDEKNLKLTGSEKVTYFNNSPDVLTYLWLQLDENQHSSVNNSGYQNSSSMQQNVSLTLLERMEENKTDNGYGDKIAKITDASGKSLKYTVNKTMMRVELPAPLKPGQQFIFNVDWSYNISDRFKYNGRGGYEFFPEDGNYLFTMTQWYPRLCVYSDFQGWQNHQFAGSGEFALTFGNFKVQMTVPADHMVGSTGECQNYAQVLSATQMSRWQKAQTAKEPLQIVTLDEAKAAESKKSTATKTWIFKADMVRDFAWTSSRKFLWDAMPAFVEGKKVMCMSFYGKEAYGLYSKYSTKMVAHTIKSYSKFTIPYPYPVAQSIEASNGMEYPMICFNYGRTEKDGTYSEATKNGMIGVIIHEVGHNFFPMIVNSDERQWTWMDEGLNTFCEYLTEELYDNKFPSRRGPAHTIVDYMKMPKDQLEPIMTNSENIIQFGPNAYSKPATGLNILRETIMGRELFDYAFKTYAQRWAFKHPTPADLFRTMEDASAEDLDWFWRGWFYSIDACDISIDSVKAFKADLNGQVKLRTPGEKPLDKPAVPVFDDISKVRNREDKAIHFLSDTDTTLRDFYWRYDRGMEPYDSTYKFQGKPVEIEEIDNATKQKYAGKYLYEVSFSNKGGLVMPIIVEWTFADGTKETERIAVQIWRKDENHVSKVFMKDKEVVSVQLDPMKETADINLTNNSWPKIETVNNFNLFKMKQAARGQSQGLNPMQKAAQK, encoded by the coding sequence ATGATGATGAGAAAACTAATGTTTTGCACGGTAGCCCTGCTGGTTGTACAAACGGCAATGGCCCAGAACATTCAGAACAATCCCGGTTCAAATCATGGCAATAAGTTTGAACAACTGGGAACCATTCTTCCCACACCCAACGAATATCGTACGGCGAGCGGCGCACCGGGGCCAAAGTACTGGCAGCAACGTTGCGATTACGATATTACCTGCTCGCTCGATGAGAAGAACCTGAAGCTGACCGGCAGCGAAAAAGTTACTTACTTCAACAACTCACCGGATGTGCTTACCTACCTGTGGCTTCAGCTCGACGAAAACCAGCACAGCAGTGTAAACAATTCCGGCTACCAGAACAGCAGTTCCATGCAGCAGAATGTAAGTCTTACGTTGCTGGAAAGAATGGAAGAAAACAAAACAGACAACGGCTACGGTGATAAGATTGCAAAAATTACAGATGCTAGCGGCAAATCATTAAAATACACCGTAAACAAAACCATGATGCGTGTAGAGTTGCCTGCGCCGTTAAAACCCGGCCAGCAATTTATATTTAATGTTGACTGGAGCTACAATATTTCTGACCGCTTTAAATACAATGGCCGTGGCGGGTACGAGTTCTTCCCGGAAGATGGCAACTACCTATTTACCATGACACAGTGGTATCCCCGTCTTTGCGTGTACAGCGATTTCCAGGGCTGGCAGAATCACCAGTTTGCGGGCAGCGGCGAATTTGCTTTAACCTTTGGCAACTTTAAGGTGCAGATGACTGTTCCTGCAGACCATATGGTGGGCTCCACCGGCGAGTGCCAGAATTATGCACAGGTTTTATCTGCCACACAAATGAGCCGCTGGCAGAAAGCCCAAACCGCCAAAGAACCTTTACAGATTGTAACGCTTGATGAGGCAAAAGCAGCAGAAAGCAAAAAAAGTACAGCTACAAAAACATGGATATTCAAAGCTGATATGGTGCGTGACTTTGCATGGACATCGAGCCGCAAATTTTTATGGGATGCAATGCCCGCCTTTGTGGAAGGCAAAAAAGTAATGTGTATGAGCTTTTATGGTAAGGAAGCTTATGGCCTTTACAGCAAGTACTCCACCAAAATGGTGGCACATACCATTAAGTCTTACTCAAAATTTACTATTCCATATCCTTACCCCGTTGCCCAAAGCATAGAGGCCAGCAATGGTATGGAATACCCGATGATTTGTTTTAATTACGGCCGTACAGAGAAAGATGGCACCTATAGTGAAGCCACCAAAAACGGCATGATCGGCGTAATCATCCACGAAGTAGGGCACAATTTCTTCCCGATGATCGTAAACAGCGATGAGCGCCAGTGGACATGGATGGATGAAGGCCTCAACACTTTCTGCGAATACCTGACAGAAGAATTGTACGACAACAAGTTTCCATCGCGTCGCGGGCCGGCCCATACAATTGTTGATTACATGAAAATGCCAAAAGATCAGCTGGAACCGATCATGACCAACAGCGAAAACATCATCCAGTTTGGGCCAAACGCATACTCTAAACCTGCTACAGGGTTAAACATCCTCCGCGAAACGATCATGGGCCGCGAACTGTTTGATTATGCATTTAAAACATATGCTCAGCGCTGGGCCTTCAAACATCCGACACCTGCTGACCTTTTCCGCACTATGGAAGATGCGAGTGCAGAAGATCTTGACTGGTTCTGGAGAGGCTGGTTTTACAGTATAGACGCCTGCGATATTTCCATCGACAGTGTAAAAGCATTCAAAGCCGACCTTAACGGGCAGGTTAAATTGCGGACACCGGGAGAAAAACCACTCGACAAACCTGCCGTACCAGTGTTTGACGATATTTCCAAAGTAAGAAACAGGGAAGACAAAGCGATCCACTTTCTTTCTGATACCGATACTACTTTGCGCGACTTTTACTGGCGCTACGACCGGGGTATGGAGCCATACGATTCCACTTATAAATTCCAGGGTAAACCTGTTGAAATAGAAGAGATTGACAACGCTACCAAACAAAAATATGCAGGTAAATACCTGTACGAAGTCTCATTTTCCAATAAAGGCGGCCTGGTAATGCCGATCATCGTAGAATGGACCTTTGCAGACGGAACAAAAGAAACCGAACGCATTGCAGTACAAATCTGGCGCAAAGATGAAAATCACGTTTCGAAAGTGTTTATGAAAGATAAAGAAGTGGTATCTGTGCAGTTAGACCCGATGAAAGAAACGGCAGATATCAATCTTACGAATAATAGCTGGCCAAAAATTGAAACGGTAAATAATTTTAACCTGTTTAAAATGAAACAGGCTGCGCGTGGCCAGTCACAAGGTTTAAATCCAATGCAGAAAGCTGCACAGAAATAG
- the recF gene encoding DNA replication/repair protein RecF (All proteins in this family for which functions are known are DNA-binding proteins that assist the filamentation of RecA onto DNA for the initiation of recombination or recombinational repair.), giving the protein MMRFTNIGVAQFRNYLAEKFVFTERIVAICGNNGTGKTNLLDAVYYLCFTKSYFSKPDAQSVYQQLRGFRIEGEINSDNAVHEAVCILRETNRKEFLLDEAPYKKFSQHIGKFPCVFIAPDDVEIITGGSELRRNFIDTIIAQADQAYLLHLIDYKKLLEERNALLKAAAEKNYLDETLLNIIDTQLQKSGSNIFQYRHSFLGSFIPEVQRAYQYIANSDDSLSIKYDSQLINNSFGKLLEENRQRDLYLQRTSAGVHKDDLEIAMSGQPFKTMASQGQRKSLLFALKLAEFEILKQKKGFAPLLLLDDIFEKLDNQRMNNLLAKVCIEENGQVFITDTHRDRLETALNNVGVAYQLIGL; this is encoded by the coding sequence ATGATGCGGTTTACAAATATCGGCGTTGCACAGTTCAGGAATTACCTGGCAGAAAAATTTGTTTTCACAGAGCGTATCGTGGCTATCTGTGGTAACAATGGTACAGGCAAAACCAACCTGCTGGATGCAGTATATTATCTCTGCTTTACCAAAAGCTATTTTTCAAAACCTGACGCGCAGAGCGTTTACCAACAACTCCGGGGTTTCAGGATTGAAGGCGAAATAAATTCCGACAATGCTGTACATGAAGCCGTCTGTATTTTGCGCGAAACCAACCGTAAAGAATTTTTGCTTGACGAAGCGCCTTACAAGAAGTTCTCCCAGCACATCGGGAAATTTCCCTGCGTTTTTATAGCGCCTGACGATGTAGAGATCATCACGGGCGGCAGTGAACTGCGCAGAAATTTCATTGATACCATTATTGCCCAGGCAGACCAGGCTTACCTGCTACACCTGATCGATTACAAAAAACTGCTGGAAGAACGCAATGCACTACTGAAAGCCGCTGCCGAAAAAAACTATCTCGATGAAACATTACTTAACATAATAGATACGCAACTACAAAAGTCCGGCAGCAATATCTTTCAATACCGGCATTCTTTTCTTGGCTCATTTATACCCGAAGTACAACGCGCTTATCAATATATTGCGAACTCAGATGATTCATTATCAATTAAATATGACAGTCAATTAATAAATAATTCTTTTGGTAAATTGTTGGAAGAAAACCGCCAGCGGGATCTTTACCTGCAAAGGACCAGTGCCGGCGTACACAAAGATGACCTCGAAATAGCCATGAGCGGACAACCCTTTAAAACGATGGCTTCCCAGGGACAGCGCAAAAGTTTGCTGTTTGCATTGAAGCTGGCCGAATTTGAAATACTGAAACAAAAAAAAGGCTTCGCTCCCCTATTATTATTGGATGATATTTTCGAAAAGCTTGATAATCAAAGGATGAACAACCTGTTAGCTAAAGTTTGTATTGAGGAAAATGGCCAGGTTTTTATTACCGATACACACCGCGACAGGTTGGAAACTGCTTTGAATAATGTGGGAGTTGCTTACCAGTTGATTGGGCTGTAA
- a CDS encoding Fic family protein, whose amino-acid sequence MSKIILSISFGEFIQLLKMAQEYHAEKDEPIPEISQEHIPKIESCLNTPFGVCFGEELYRGFINKASMLFYLIIANHALGNGNKRMAIFTLQYFCVKNGYFLDCPPKILRKMAKEIAQPHIFENKLNDIKKMIRRYMVKAKL is encoded by the coding sequence ATGAGTAAGATTATTCTATCTATCTCTTTCGGCGAATTTATACAATTATTGAAGATGGCGCAGGAATATCATGCTGAAAAAGATGAGCCTATTCCTGAAATTTCACAAGAACATATACCAAAAATTGAGAGTTGTTTAAATACACCTTTTGGCGTTTGTTTTGGGGAAGAACTTTATAGAGGCTTTATTAATAAAGCCTCTATGTTATTTTATTTGATAATAGCTAATCATGCTTTAGGCAATGGAAACAAGCGAATGGCTATTTTTACCTTACAATACTTCTGTGTTAAGAATGGGTATTTCTTAGATTGCCCACCAAAAATACTCCGAAAAATGGCTAAGGAAATCGCTCAACCACACATTTTTGAGAATAAGCTTAATGACATTAAGAAGATGATCAGAAGGTATATGGTTAAAGCTAAATTGTAA